A stretch of the Arachis stenosperma cultivar V10309 chromosome 6, arast.V10309.gnm1.PFL2, whole genome shotgun sequence genome encodes the following:
- the LOC130932578 gene encoding uncharacterized protein LOC130932578 produces MKSLTVTASVLNPTNQTAANKLHFFHSHSLSFSLFFPHTSSNLKCHHQKRIITACSSSSSSIEIDMVKNNQGIYTPKHPKVVVLWDLDNKPPRGPPYDAARSLTRLATHLGHVVDISAYANRHTFIHLPQWVLQDRRQRKHLDMLERKGLVVPSEPYRCSVCGRKCRTNLDLKKHFRQLHERERQKKLNRMRSLKGKKRQRFKERFIEGNEKYNEAARSLIRPKIGYGLASELRRAGVYVKTVEDKPQAADWALKRQMQHSMTRGIDWLVLVSDDSDFAEMLRRAKERELGTVVVGDWDRALGRQADLWFPWIDVENGNVSEKDLVIEKNRSRARSDGFVVEEDDDGFFSLSRFDSGAGHGSSDLDELVDELAAVRTDFTAAISDEDEDNYMLGSSEDEYIEDYDEDSDQEDDGFY; encoded by the exons ATGAAGTCCCTCACAGTCACAGCCAGTGTTTTGAACCCCACAAATCAAACAGCAGCCAACAAACTCCACTTCTTCCACTCTCACTCTCTCTCATTCTCACTCTTCTTCCCACACACATCATCAAACCTGAAATGCCACCATCAAAAGCGAATCATCACAgcatgctcttcttcttcttcttcgatcGAAATCGACATGGTGAAGAACAACCAAGGAATCTACACCCCTAAGCACCCCAAAGTAGTCGTCCTCTGGGACCTCGACAACAAGCCCCCACGAGGACCCCCATACGACGCCGCACGCTCCCTCACGCGCCTCGCAACTCACCTCGGCCACGTCGTCGACATCTCCGCCTACGCCAATCGCCACACATTCATCCACCTCCCGCAGTGGGTCCTACAGGATCGCCGCCAGAGAAAGCACCTCGACATGCTGGAACGGAAGGGCCTGGTGGTGCCGTCGGAGCCCTACAGGTGTTCCGTCTGCGGGAGAAAGTGTCGCACCAATCTGGATCTGAAGAAGCATTTCAGGCAGTTGCATGAACGAGAGAGGCAGAAGAAGCTTAATCGGATGAGGTCCTTGAAAGGGAAGAAACGGCAGCGTTTTAAAGAGAGGTTTATTGAGGGGAATGAAAAGTATAATGAGGCTGCTAGGTCTCTCATTAGGCCCAAg ATTGGTTATGGGCTAGCTTCAGAGCTGAGGAGGGCTGGGGTATATGTGAAGACTGTGGAGGATAAGCCTCAGGCTGCAGATTGGGCATTGAAGAGGCAGATGCAGCACTCAATGACCAGGGGGATTGATTGGCTGGTTTTGGTCTCAGATGATTCGGATTTCGCAGAGATGTTGAGGAGAGCAAAAGAGAGGGAATTGGGGACAGTGGTGGTTGGGGATTGGGATAGGGCACTGGGGAGGCAAGCCGATTTGTGGTTTCCTTGGATTGATGTTGAGAATGGGAATGTCTCGGAGAAAGATCTGGTGATCGAGAAGAACAGGAGTAGGGCTCGAAGTGACGGTTTTGTCGtggaagaagatgatgatgggTTTTTTTCATTGTCGAGGTTTGACAGTGGTGCTGGTCATGGGAGTAGTGATTTGGATGAGCTTGTAGATGAACTTGCAGCAGTGAGGACTGATTTTACTGCGGCAATTTCAGATGAGGATGAAGACAATTATATGTTGGGGAGTAGTGAGGATGAGTACATAGAAGATTATGATGAAGACAGTGATCAAGAAGATGATGGGTTCTATTGA